A single genomic interval of Silene latifolia isolate original U9 population unplaced genomic scaffold, ASM4854445v1 scaffold_144, whole genome shotgun sequence harbors:
- the LOC141637773 gene encoding uncharacterized protein LOC141637773 produces the protein MGHHGHDWAPVFVGTILFVLLSPGLLFQVPGGHRCIEFGSFRTGGASIMVHSLLYFGLVCILLIALSIHMYWG, from the coding sequence ATGGGGCATCACGGCCATGACTGGGCCCCAGTGTTCGTAGGAACAATATTGTTTGTGTTGTTGTCACCGGGGTTATTGTTTCAGGTGCCGGGTGGACATAGGTGCATTGAGTTTGGGTCATTTCGTACCGGTGGTGCGTCAATTATGGTTCATTCCCTTCTTTATTTTGGCCTTGTTTGTATACTCTTAATTGCGCTAAGTATTCATATGTATTGGGGTTAG